One Glycine max cultivar Williams 82 chromosome 3, Glycine_max_v4.0, whole genome shotgun sequence DNA window includes the following coding sequences:
- the LOC113001245 gene encoding sucrose transport protein SUC4 isoform X1, protein MAAIVVGATETSISTSRQQLGIPHQCASIIWICGPVLDLFMQPLIGHINDRCTSRFDRRRPFILIDVVIIFVVVLIIAYTANISWLLSDTTDYHPVTITIFIIDF, encoded by the exons ATGGCGGCAATTGTTGTTGGTGCAACAGAAACATCAATTAGCACATCTAGACAG CAGCTAGGAATCCCCCATCAATGTGCCAGCATCATTTGGATCTGCGGCCCAGTCCTCGACCTCTTCATGCAGCCCCTTATCGGCCACATTAATGACCGTTGCACTAGCCGCTTCGACCGTCGTAGGCCCTTCATCCTCATCGATGTCGTCATCATCTTTGTCGTTGTCCTTATCATTGCTTACACCGCCAACATCAGTTGGCTCCTCAGTGACACCACGGACTACCACCCTGTTACCATCACTATCTTCATTATCGACTTTTAG
- the LOC113001245 gene encoding sucrose transport protein SUC4 isoform X2 → MAAIVVGATETSISTSRQLGIPHQCASIIWICGPVLDLFMQPLIGHINDRCTSRFDRRRPFILIDVVIIFVVVLIIAYTANISWLLSDTTDYHPVTITIFIIDF, encoded by the exons ATGGCGGCAATTGTTGTTGGTGCAACAGAAACATCAATTAGCACATCTAGACAG CTAGGAATCCCCCATCAATGTGCCAGCATCATTTGGATCTGCGGCCCAGTCCTCGACCTCTTCATGCAGCCCCTTATCGGCCACATTAATGACCGTTGCACTAGCCGCTTCGACCGTCGTAGGCCCTTCATCCTCATCGATGTCGTCATCATCTTTGTCGTTGTCCTTATCATTGCTTACACCGCCAACATCAGTTGGCTCCTCAGTGACACCACGGACTACCACCCTGTTACCATCACTATCTTCATTATCGACTTTTAG